One Nocardioides luti DNA window includes the following coding sequences:
- a CDS encoding YbaK/EbsC family protein, translated as MPSEHPSITRFRDEHARRGGTGEVVILPDAVHTAALAAEALGCEVGAIANSLLFDAAGSPVLILTSGAHRVDTDKVASEVGTGPLKRAKPEFVRQHTGQVIGGVSPLAHPAPVPTYLDSWLRRYDVVWAAAGHPAAVFSTTYDELLALTGATEIEVA; from the coding sequence ATGCCCAGCGAGCACCCGTCGATCACCCGATTTCGAGATGAGCACGCGCGCCGCGGAGGCACCGGCGAGGTGGTCATTCTCCCTGACGCCGTCCACACCGCCGCACTGGCCGCCGAGGCGCTCGGCTGCGAGGTCGGCGCGATCGCCAACAGCCTCCTCTTCGACGCGGCCGGCAGCCCGGTCCTGATCCTCACCTCGGGGGCGCACCGCGTCGACACCGACAAGGTCGCGAGCGAGGTCGGCACGGGGCCGCTCAAGCGGGCCAAGCCCGAGTTCGTGCGCCAGCACACCGGCCAGGTGATCGGCGGCGTCTCCCCGCTCGCCCACCCGGCGCCGGTGCCGACGTACCTCGACTCCTGGCTGCGCCGCTACGACGTCGTCTGGGCGGCCGCCGGCCACCCCGCGGCGGTGTTCTCGACGACGTACGACGAGCTCCTCGCCCTCACCGGCGCCACCGAGATCGAGGTCGCCTGA
- a CDS encoding transglycosylase SLT domain-containing protein, giving the protein MHRSHAMPRPTSRLVPRLATGLVGAALAASGVLAAPAQAADGAADGADRRIVEHRVRAGETATSLAVRFHAWTDELVARNHLGRHAALQVGQVIEIPVVVSATRGHHHRHHGPATQPPAASPDPVVPGRERVRRVVARTAVRQGLDPQLALAVAWQESGWRMGVRSDAGAIGALQVLPGTGRWMELYAGRPLDLRTLADNAYAGTRLLALLQDETSSTRRAVAAYYQGLGAVRRHGLFDESRPYVRSVLAIRGNLEAGRPPA; this is encoded by the coding sequence GTGCACCGGTCCCATGCCATGCCCCGCCCCACGTCCCGTCTCGTCCCCCGTCTCGCCACCGGCCTCGTCGGCGCGGCGCTCGCCGCGTCCGGCGTGCTGGCCGCCCCCGCCCAGGCCGCCGACGGGGCAGCCGACGGGGCCGACCGGCGGATCGTCGAGCACCGCGTCCGCGCCGGGGAGACCGCGACCTCGCTGGCGGTCCGCTTCCACGCCTGGACCGACGAGCTGGTCGCCCGCAACCACCTGGGGCGGCACGCCGCCCTGCAGGTCGGCCAGGTGATCGAGATCCCGGTCGTCGTGTCGGCCACCCGCGGGCACCACCACCGGCACCACGGGCCCGCGACCCAACCGCCCGCCGCGAGCCCGGATCCCGTGGTCCCCGGGCGCGAGCGCGTCCGCCGGGTCGTCGCGCGCACCGCCGTACGCCAGGGGCTGGACCCGCAGCTCGCGCTCGCCGTCGCCTGGCAGGAGTCGGGCTGGCGGATGGGCGTGCGCTCCGACGCCGGTGCGATCGGCGCCCTGCAGGTGCTGCCCGGGACCGGCCGCTGGATGGAGCTGTACGCCGGCCGCCCGCTCGACCTGCGGACGCTGGCCGACAACGCCTACGCCGGCACCCGGCTGCTCGCGCTGCTCCAGGACGAGACCTCGAGCACCCGGCGGGCCGTGGCGGCGTACTACCAGGGCCTCGGCGCGGTCCGCCGCCACGGGCTCTTCGACGAGTCGCGGCCCTACGTGCGCAGCGTCCTGGCGATCCGGGGCAACCTCGAGGCGGGCCGGCCGCCCGCCTGA
- a CDS encoding SAV_6107 family HEPN domain-containing protein, translated as MDVNPYALPATTHSYLVRAAESLSEAIAADEVPTRYACAHVAALRSAAALLAARAHPAPARRRPQKNAWVLLAEVAPELAEWARFFAAGAAKRAAAEAGSTRAVTEREADDLVRDADRFLAVVEQSLGLVPHVSTPARARAVG; from the coding sequence GTGGACGTCAACCCCTACGCCCTGCCCGCCACCACCCACTCCTACCTCGTCCGGGCCGCCGAGTCGCTCAGCGAGGCGATCGCGGCCGACGAGGTCCCGACCCGCTACGCCTGCGCCCACGTGGCCGCCCTGCGGTCCGCGGCCGCGCTGCTCGCCGCCCGGGCGCACCCCGCCCCGGCCCGCCGCCGCCCCCAGAAGAACGCCTGGGTGCTGCTCGCCGAGGTGGCCCCCGAGCTCGCCGAGTGGGCGCGCTTCTTCGCGGCCGGGGCCGCCAAGCGGGCCGCCGCCGAGGCCGGCTCGACCCGGGCGGTCACCGAGCGCGAGGCCGACGACCTGGTCCGCGACGCCGACCGCTTCCTCGCCGTGGTCGAGCAGTCGCTCGGCCTGGTCCCGCACGTCTCGACGCCCGCTCGCGCCCGCGCGGTGGGCTAG
- a CDS encoding MFS transporter — MTSYEELGRPDHRPAGFDLRAPWRLLRRRRDLRLLVTASLVSLSGDWILGIGLAYAVYDLTGSTLASTGTLLAGLLPQVLAGPLAGVLVDRWDRRRTMIATNLAMAVGLLPLLLVTGADRVGLVYAVLVGQSLLEVFFAPAEQAMLPRLVDEDELVTANAVNGQARNLARLLGGALGGTAAAVGGVPAVAALDVLTFLAAALLLRAIRTSGRVERRSTEAAEAAVQRRLTALRDELRGGIRAASREPAIRVLLVFLLVTSAGEGIMGTLFAPFVRDVLQGSGQAYGVICAVQAVGGLLGGLVVAGLAHRLSPLALLGAGSVLFGLVDLAIFLYPTAYVAIWPAVLGMVVVGIPGAGAAAGQMTIFQQHTSDAERGRVFSLVALAQTTAGVAGTVAAGLLGESIGIVPVLAFQGVGYVVAGTYVTLALRGDRSGRPQGAVDESSPASSGCDDSQAPRM, encoded by the coding sequence ATGACGTCATACGAGGAGCTCGGCCGGCCCGACCACCGCCCGGCCGGCTTCGACCTGCGGGCACCGTGGCGGTTGCTCCGACGGCGACGTGACCTGCGGCTGCTGGTGACCGCGAGCCTGGTCTCGCTCAGCGGGGACTGGATCCTCGGCATCGGCCTGGCCTACGCCGTCTACGACCTGACCGGCTCGACGCTGGCCTCCACCGGCACCCTGCTCGCCGGGCTGCTCCCCCAGGTCCTGGCCGGGCCCCTGGCGGGCGTCCTGGTGGACCGGTGGGACCGCCGCCGCACGATGATCGCCACCAACCTCGCGATGGCGGTCGGTCTCCTCCCGCTGCTCCTGGTCACCGGGGCCGACCGGGTCGGACTGGTCTACGCCGTGCTGGTGGGCCAGTCCCTGCTCGAGGTGTTCTTCGCCCCCGCCGAGCAGGCGATGCTGCCGCGCCTGGTCGACGAGGACGAGCTGGTCACCGCGAACGCCGTCAACGGCCAGGCCCGCAACCTCGCCCGCCTGCTCGGCGGGGCGCTGGGCGGCACCGCGGCCGCTGTCGGCGGCGTCCCGGCGGTCGCCGCACTCGACGTGCTGACCTTCCTCGCGGCCGCCCTGCTGCTGCGGGCGATCCGCACGAGCGGGCGGGTCGAGCGGCGGTCGACCGAGGCGGCCGAGGCGGCCGTGCAGCGTCGGCTCACGGCACTCCGCGACGAGCTGCGCGGCGGCATCCGGGCGGCGAGCCGCGAGCCGGCGATCCGGGTGCTGCTGGTGTTCCTGCTCGTCACGAGCGCCGGTGAGGGGATCATGGGCACGCTGTTCGCGCCGTTCGTCCGCGACGTGCTGCAGGGCAGCGGCCAGGCGTACGGCGTGATCTGCGCCGTCCAGGCCGTGGGCGGTCTCCTGGGCGGGCTCGTCGTGGCCGGCCTGGCGCACCGGCTGTCCCCGCTGGCGCTGCTGGGCGCCGGGTCCGTGCTGTTCGGACTGGTCGACCTCGCGATCTTCCTCTACCCCACGGCGTACGTCGCGATCTGGCCGGCGGTGCTGGGCATGGTCGTGGTGGGGATCCCGGGCGCTGGCGCGGCGGCGGGGCAGATGACGATCTTCCAGCAGCACACCTCGGACGCGGAGCGCGGCCGGGTGTTCAGCCTGGTCGCGCTCGCGCAGACCACGGCCGGCGTCGCCGGGACGGTCGCGGCTGGCCTGCTCGGCGAGAGCATCGGGATCGTGCCGGTCCTCGCGTTCCAGGGCGTGGGCTACGTCGTCGCCGGGACCTACGTCACCCTCGCCCTGCGCGGCGACCGCTCAGGACGACCTCAGGGGGCGGTGGACGAGTCGAGCCCGGCCTCGTCGGGGTGCGACGACAGCCAGGCACCGCGCATGTAG
- a CDS encoding Rv2175c family DNA-binding protein: MSDSPSVEQPDAGSGAGSDAPEVDLGALIPDWIDWAEAARELGVTVAKVRTMIREHELAAAVPREGAGQQVPADFIQDGLVVKGLPGLLTMLHDGHYTDRECIAWLFTDLELPGRPIDALRENRGSEVKRRAQAMAL; encoded by the coding sequence ATGAGTGACTCCCCGTCTGTCGAGCAGCCCGACGCCGGGTCCGGAGCAGGGTCCGACGCGCCCGAGGTCGACCTCGGCGCCCTGATCCCGGACTGGATCGACTGGGCCGAGGCCGCCCGCGAGCTCGGCGTGACCGTCGCCAAGGTCCGCACGATGATCCGCGAGCACGAGCTCGCCGCCGCGGTCCCGCGCGAGGGTGCCGGCCAGCAGGTGCCGGCCGACTTCATCCAGGACGGCCTCGTCGTCAAGGGCCTGCCCGGTCTGCTGACGATGCTGCACGACGGCCACTACACCGACCGCGAGTGCATCGCGTGGCTGTTCACCGACCTCGAGCTCCCGGGCCGCCCGATCGACGCGCTGCGCGAGAACCGCGGCTCCGAGGTCAAGCGCCGCGCCCAGGCGATGGCCCTCTGA
- a CDS encoding phytoene desaturase family protein, whose amino-acid sequence MARVVVVGGGFGGLASAARLAKTGHDVTLVEQSATLGGALSSVTLDGFTWDAGPTWTALPAVVRDLFRKSGRPLERELDLVPLEVVREHRFEDGTSVAVPGGSRAAQLAAFDALSPGLGQQWVDHVASYADDWEVLRRGYLEVPWQPDALPRDVAARLDSREVLHKRLRRTFRDERLRLVAGHPFLADGHDLRNVPAWAGLTAYLEQRFGAWTVPGGMAQLGTVLGERMTTRRVTVLTSTQARDVVVRGGRAVAVALEGGGELDADVVVCAIDPRRLPALAVHVARTMPAIPPVVCHLGLSGELPDLPHELVLHGNPTLVVRPGGTAPDGHSAWTIHGRGHLAEDILRALARHQVDVRAHVVTRLDRSPRELVEQWGGSPLGVLWQGRATVRRRLGPTTPVPGVYAAGAHATPGGGLPFVGLSAALVAQAVGPA is encoded by the coding sequence ATGGCGCGCGTGGTGGTGGTCGGTGGGGGCTTCGGCGGCCTCGCGTCCGCCGCGCGCCTGGCCAAGACCGGCCACGACGTCACCCTCGTCGAGCAGTCCGCGACGCTCGGCGGCGCCCTGTCGAGCGTGACGCTCGACGGCTTCACCTGGGACGCCGGCCCGACCTGGACGGCGCTCCCGGCGGTCGTCCGCGACCTCTTCCGCAAGTCCGGCCGACCGCTCGAGCGCGAGCTCGACCTCGTCCCCCTGGAGGTGGTGCGCGAGCACCGCTTCGAGGACGGGACCTCGGTCGCCGTGCCGGGCGGCTCGCGCGCCGCCCAGCTGGCGGCCTTCGACGCGCTGTCGCCGGGGCTCGGGCAGCAGTGGGTCGACCACGTGGCGTCGTACGCCGACGACTGGGAGGTGCTGCGCCGCGGCTACCTCGAGGTGCCGTGGCAGCCCGACGCACTCCCCCGCGACGTCGCCGCCCGGCTCGACAGCCGCGAGGTGCTGCACAAGCGGCTGCGCCGGACCTTCCGCGACGAGCGGCTCCGGCTGGTCGCCGGCCACCCGTTCCTCGCCGACGGCCACGACCTGCGCAACGTGCCGGCCTGGGCCGGGCTGACGGCCTACCTCGAGCAGCGCTTCGGCGCCTGGACCGTCCCCGGCGGGATGGCGCAGCTCGGCACCGTGCTCGGCGAGCGGATGACGACGCGCCGGGTCACGGTCCTCACCTCGACGCAGGCCCGCGACGTCGTGGTCCGCGGCGGCCGCGCCGTGGCCGTGGCCCTCGAGGGCGGCGGCGAGCTGGACGCCGACGTCGTGGTCTGCGCGATCGACCCGCGACGGCTGCCCGCGCTCGCCGTCCACGTGGCCCGCACGATGCCCGCGATCCCCCCGGTCGTGTGCCACCTCGGCCTGTCGGGCGAGCTGCCCGACCTGCCGCACGAGCTGGTCCTGCACGGCAACCCCACGCTCGTCGTGCGCCCCGGCGGCACCGCACCCGACGGGCACAGCGCCTGGACGATCCACGGCCGCGGCCACCTCGCCGAGGACATCCTGCGCGCGCTCGCGCGCCACCAGGTCGACGTGCGCGCCCACGTCGTCACCCGGCTGGACCGCTCGCCGCGCGAGCTGGTCGAGCAGTGGGGCGGCTCGCCGCTGGGCGTGCTGTGGCAGGGCCGCGCGACGGTGCGCCGCCGGCTGGGGCCGACCACGCCGGTGCCCGGGGTGTACGCCGCCGGGGCGCACGCGACGCCGGGAGGCGGGCTGCCCTTCGTCGGGCTGTCGGCCGCGCTGGTCGCGCAGGCGGTCGGGCCGGCCTGA
- the metF gene encoding methylenetetrahydrofolate reductase [NAD(P)H] encodes MGTGRGVGMAELIGRGERSFSFEFFPPKDEAGEERLWRAIAALEPYRPTFVSVTYGAGGSTRDSTVRITSRIANETSLTPMAHLTCVGHTRAELEGILDTYAAAGVHHVMALRGDPETGPRGEWTPTPGGLTHADELVELARSRGDFRIGVAAFPEGHPSAASLDHDADVLVAKARAGAEFAVTQMFFRASDYFALVERVRARGVDIPILPGIMPILNLSAIRRQGELIGADVPEEVVARIAAHEGDKDAVRAEGIAIAAELCEELLAGGAPGLHFYTLNFSRATLEIFAALNVTV; translated from the coding sequence ATGGGCACCGGACGCGGAGTGGGCATGGCCGAGCTGATCGGCCGGGGCGAGCGCTCGTTCTCCTTCGAGTTCTTCCCGCCGAAGGACGAGGCGGGCGAGGAGCGGCTGTGGCGCGCGATCGCGGCGCTCGAGCCCTACCGCCCGACGTTCGTCTCGGTGACGTACGGCGCCGGCGGCTCGACCCGTGACTCGACCGTGCGGATCACCAGCCGGATCGCCAACGAGACCTCCCTGACGCCGATGGCGCACCTGACCTGCGTGGGGCACACGCGCGCGGAGCTCGAGGGCATCCTCGACACGTACGCCGCCGCGGGGGTGCACCACGTGATGGCGCTGCGCGGCGACCCGGAGACCGGCCCCCGCGGGGAGTGGACGCCCACGCCGGGCGGCCTCACGCACGCCGACGAGCTGGTCGAGCTGGCCCGCTCGCGCGGTGACTTCCGGATCGGGGTCGCGGCGTTCCCCGAGGGCCACCCCTCGGCCGCCTCGCTCGACCACGACGCCGACGTGCTGGTGGCCAAGGCCCGGGCGGGGGCGGAGTTCGCGGTCACCCAGATGTTCTTCCGCGCCTCCGACTACTTCGCGCTCGTCGAGCGGGTGCGCGCCCGCGGCGTCGACATCCCGATCCTGCCCGGCATCATGCCGATCCTGAACCTCAGCGCGATCCGCCGCCAGGGCGAGCTCATCGGTGCCGACGTGCCCGAGGAGGTCGTCGCCCGGATCGCCGCCCACGAGGGCGACAAGGACGCCGTGCGCGCCGAGGGGATCGCGATCGCGGCCGAGCTCTGCGAGGAGCTGCTCGCCGGCGGGGCGCCGGGGCTGCACTTCTACACGCTGAACTTCTCCCGGGCGACGCTCGAGATCTTCGCGGCGCTCAACGTCACCGTCTGA
- a CDS encoding DUF4126 family protein, whose product MESLPLVFSSGWASGVNAYLVVLVLGTYDRVRDVASVPDVLGRWDVLGIAFVLYAMEFVADKIPYIDSTWDLVSTAIRPTAGAVIGVLLAGDADSLDQAVLGVVGGGTALLSHLVKAGGRLALNSSPEPVTNITASVVEDFAVLGVVWFAVVHPRTAAAVAAVFLVAGLVMLYFVAKLVRRGWRRWRKREPATA is encoded by the coding sequence GTGGAGTCCTTGCCCCTGGTGTTCTCGAGCGGCTGGGCCAGCGGCGTCAACGCCTACCTGGTCGTGCTGGTCCTGGGCACCTACGACCGCGTCCGCGACGTCGCCTCCGTGCCCGACGTGCTGGGCCGCTGGGACGTGCTCGGCATCGCGTTCGTGCTCTACGCGATGGAGTTCGTGGCCGACAAGATCCCCTACATCGACTCCACGTGGGACCTCGTCTCGACCGCGATCCGGCCGACCGCGGGCGCCGTCATCGGCGTGCTCCTGGCCGGTGACGCCGACTCGCTGGACCAGGCCGTGCTGGGCGTCGTCGGCGGCGGCACCGCCCTGCTCTCGCACCTGGTGAAGGCGGGCGGACGACTCGCCCTCAACTCCTCCCCCGAGCCGGTCACGAACATCACCGCCAGCGTCGTCGAGGACTTCGCCGTCCTGGGGGTCGTGTGGTTCGCCGTGGTCCACCCGCGGACCGCCGCGGCGGTCGCGGCGGTGTTCCTCGTGGCCGGGCTGGTGATGCTCTACTTCGTCGCGAAGCTCGTGCGCCGGGGCTGGCGCCGCTGGAGAAAGCGCGAGCCCGCGACCGCCTGA
- a CDS encoding nucleotidyltransferase domain-containing protein yields the protein MSTPPAEPPRPLPPGAPHLPPEEFDRWYGGWDPLDPTTIGEFMAGFDRPWWIIGGWSIEAFTGVSRSHEDMDISILSSDAEAFRVFLGDRWTPWNVDESWFRPFDSRFTDVRPDSQVWVRRDASSPWVLDVPFTPDADGRWTNKRHRAHTEDLEAVTWVAADGLRYARPEVTLMFKAAQVREKDRVDAEVCLPLLGAEARQWLSDTVARLDPAHPWVMPSGPA from the coding sequence ATGTCGACCCCGCCCGCCGAGCCGCCCCGCCCGCTCCCGCCGGGCGCCCCGCACCTGCCGCCCGAGGAGTTCGACCGGTGGTACGGCGGCTGGGACCCGCTCGACCCGACGACCATCGGGGAGTTCATGGCCGGCTTCGACCGGCCCTGGTGGATCATCGGCGGCTGGAGCATCGAGGCCTTCACCGGTGTCTCCCGGAGCCACGAGGACATGGACATCTCGATCCTGTCGAGCGACGCGGAGGCCTTCCGGGTGTTCCTCGGCGACCGCTGGACGCCGTGGAACGTCGACGAGTCGTGGTTCCGCCCGTTCGACAGCCGGTTCACCGACGTGCGGCCGGACAGCCAGGTGTGGGTGCGCCGCGACGCCTCCTCGCCCTGGGTCCTGGACGTGCCGTTCACCCCGGACGCCGACGGGCGGTGGACCAACAAGCGCCACCGCGCGCACACCGAGGACCTCGAGGCGGTCACCTGGGTGGCCGCGGACGGGCTGCGCTACGCCCGGCCGGAGGTGACGCTGATGTTCAAGGCCGCGCAGGTGCGGGAGAAGGACCGGGTCGACGCCGAGGTCTGCCTGCCGCTGCTGGGCGCCGAGGCGCGTCAGTGGCTGAGCGACACGGTGGCCCGCCTGGACCCGGCGCACCCGTGGGTCATGCCGTCCGGTCCCGCCTGA
- a CDS encoding GNAT family N-acetyltransferase, which produces MPLPTPTLTTDRLLLRPVADTDADDLFTLQSDAHVLRYWDSPPWQDPARAQRFIATSRELAEEGSGARLVLERTEDGAFLGWCSLTKWDPVHRSASMGYCLAESAWGQGYATEAGRAVLQWAFATLDLNRVQAETDTRNVASRRVLEKLGFRLEGTLREDCVVDGVVSDSWVLGLLRRDRTA; this is translated from the coding sequence ATGCCGCTGCCCACGCCCACGCTGACCACCGACCGGCTGCTGCTGCGGCCCGTCGCGGACACGGACGCCGACGACCTCTTCACGCTGCAGAGCGACGCCCACGTGCTGCGCTACTGGGACTCCCCGCCCTGGCAGGACCCCGCCCGCGCCCAGCGCTTCATCGCCACCTCCCGGGAGCTGGCCGAGGAGGGCTCCGGCGCGCGGCTCGTGCTGGAGCGCACCGAGGACGGGGCGTTCCTCGGCTGGTGCAGCCTGACCAAGTGGGACCCGGTCCACCGCTCCGCGTCGATGGGCTACTGCCTTGCGGAGTCCGCGTGGGGCCAGGGCTACGCGACCGAGGCCGGGCGGGCGGTGCTGCAGTGGGCGTTCGCCACCCTGGACCTCAACCGGGTCCAGGCCGAGACCGACACCCGCAACGTCGCCTCGCGCCGGGTGCTGGAGAAGCTCGGCTTCCGGCTCGAGGGCACGCTCCGCGAGGACTGCGTCGTGGACGGCGTGGTCTCCGACTCGTGGGTCCTAGGCCTGCTCAGGCGGGACCGGACGGCATGA
- a CDS encoding DUF6504 family protein — protein sequence MRRYDDPVDVRKGWVTGVEGPEQFLWRGRLWKVRAVLAHWVETTPWWQSADARAVIGSDEPATGPGAGCGTGTAVRVASPDLVGERELWRVEAGRGAAVEGDDRGGVFDLSFDWSDGHWLLVGCAD from the coding sequence ATGAGGCGCTACGACGACCCCGTGGACGTGCGCAAGGGCTGGGTGACCGGGGTGGAGGGTCCCGAGCAGTTCCTGTGGCGCGGCCGGTTGTGGAAGGTGCGGGCCGTGCTCGCGCACTGGGTGGAGACCACGCCCTGGTGGCAGTCGGCCGACGCCCGGGCGGTGATCGGCTCGGACGAGCCGGCGACCGGTCCCGGGGCGGGTTGCGGGACGGGGACCGCCGTCCGCGTCGCGAGCCCGGACCTGGTGGGGGAGCGCGAGCTGTGGCGGGTCGAGGCCGGCCGTGGGGCGGCCGTCGAGGGTGACGACCGCGGCGGGGTCTTCGACCTCTCCTTCGACTGGAGCGACGGTCACTGGTTGCTCGTCGGCTGCGCGGACTGA
- a CDS encoding barstar family protein, whose product MSTLADLLAGDVEPHVFRWVPPATAAPDDVRRLVDEAGWRFAHVDGAGAPTKPALLAALGEALEFPAHYGANFDALADCLHDVDAGDRAGTLLLWDDWGRLATAQPSAFAVALTVLGVRADAKRGGPFAVLLRGAGPAPAGVPLLG is encoded by the coding sequence ATGAGCACGCTCGCCGACCTGCTGGCCGGAGACGTGGAGCCGCACGTGTTCCGGTGGGTGCCGCCGGCCACCGCCGCGCCCGACGACGTACGACGCCTGGTCGACGAGGCCGGCTGGCGCTTCGCCCACGTCGACGGTGCGGGCGCGCCGACCAAGCCCGCCCTGCTGGCGGCGCTGGGGGAGGCGCTGGAGTTCCCGGCGCACTACGGGGCCAACTTCGACGCCCTGGCCGACTGCCTGCACGACGTGGACGCCGGGGACCGGGCCGGCACGCTGCTGCTCTGGGACGACTGGGGCCGGCTCGCGACCGCCCAACCGAGCGCGTTCGCCGTCGCGCTGACCGTGCTCGGGGTACGCGCCGACGCGAAGCGGGGCGGCCCGTTCGCGGTGCTGCTGCGGGGTGCGGGGCCCGCGCCCGCCGGCGTACCCCTCCTCGGCTGA
- a CDS encoding ribonuclease domain-containing protein codes for MSTTRTSRRQVVGLVVTALVAVLVWWVQSGDDGATHADDPGGTSQQQTLPSGGATGLDPDSGLPYVTIADLPAEATRTLALIRSEGPYPYDEDGGTFGNYEGLLPDHERGYYREFTVETPGSDDRGARRIIAGDGGELYWTPDHYAHFARIVAR; via the coding sequence ATGAGCACCACCCGGACCAGCCGTCGACAGGTCGTCGGGCTGGTCGTCACCGCGCTCGTCGCGGTGCTGGTGTGGTGGGTGCAGTCCGGCGACGACGGCGCGACCCACGCCGACGATCCGGGCGGCACCTCGCAGCAGCAGACGCTCCCGAGCGGGGGTGCCACCGGCCTCGACCCCGACAGCGGCCTGCCCTACGTCACGATCGCGGACCTGCCCGCCGAGGCGACGCGCACGCTGGCGCTGATCCGCTCCGAGGGGCCGTACCCGTACGACGAGGACGGCGGCACCTTCGGCAACTACGAGGGGCTGCTGCCGGACCACGAGCGCGGCTACTACCGCGAGTTCACCGTCGAGACGCCCGGCTCGGACGACCGGGGCGCCCGGCGGATCATCGCGGGGGACGGGGGCGAGCTGTACTGGACCCCCGACCACTACGCGCACTTCGCCCGGATCGTGGCCCGATGA
- a CDS encoding polyprenyl synthetase family protein: MTSGWDSAGFRDRLQATLDAFLDEQAALLTPLGDDAARLMAEGRTSVSGGKRFRAAFCWWGHRAVADAAGVAVDEDALLRACAALELLHASALVHDDLMDASDTRRGRPAVHRKLEHDHRAAGWRGDPEQYGAAAAILLGDLLLSWSEELLRRCGLPRDQVAPALDVFDRCRSEVIAGQFLDVSVQARGRADVDTAMTVLRYKSAKYSIERPLHVGAALAGASPATMAELTAFGLPLGEAFQLRDDLLGVFGDPATTGKPAGDDLVEGKRTVLVALALDAAPDEEAALLDRSLGRDLDVAEVQRLREVIDGSGAHASVEAVIGELAAHAVAALDRADLDEHARGVLRELASAATDRVV; encoded by the coding sequence GTGACGAGCGGATGGGACAGTGCGGGCTTCCGGGACCGCCTCCAGGCGACGCTCGACGCCTTCCTCGACGAGCAGGCCGCGCTGCTCACGCCGCTCGGTGACGACGCCGCGCGGCTGATGGCCGAGGGGCGTACGTCGGTGTCCGGCGGCAAGCGCTTCCGGGCCGCCTTCTGCTGGTGGGGCCACCGCGCCGTGGCCGACGCCGCCGGCGTGGCCGTCGACGAGGACGCCCTGCTGCGCGCCTGCGCGGCCCTCGAGCTGCTGCACGCCAGCGCGCTCGTGCACGACGACCTGATGGACGCCAGCGACACGCGCCGCGGCCGCCCGGCCGTGCACCGCAAGCTCGAGCACGACCACCGGGCCGCGGGCTGGCGCGGGGACCCCGAGCAGTACGGCGCCGCAGCGGCCATCCTGCTCGGCGACCTCCTGCTGAGCTGGTCCGAGGAGCTGCTGCGCCGCTGCGGGCTCCCCCGGGACCAGGTCGCCCCGGCCCTCGACGTCTTCGACCGCTGCCGCTCCGAGGTGATCGCCGGGCAGTTCCTCGACGTGTCCGTCCAGGCGCGCGGCCGGGCCGACGTCGACACCGCGATGACCGTGCTGCGCTACAAGTCGGCGAAGTACTCCATCGAGCGCCCCCTCCACGTCGGCGCCGCGCTCGCGGGTGCGAGCCCCGCCACGATGGCCGAGCTGACGGCGTTCGGTCTGCCGCTGGGCGAGGCCTTCCAGCTGCGCGACGACCTGCTCGGCGTCTTCGGCGACCCGGCCACCACCGGCAAGCCGGCCGGCGACGACCTGGTCGAGGGCAAGCGCACCGTGCTCGTGGCGCTCGCGCTCGACGCGGCCCCCGACGAGGAGGCCGCCCTGCTCGACCGCTCGCTGGGCCGCGACCTCGACGTGGCCGAGGTGCAGCGGCTGCGCGAGGTCATCGACGGCTCCGGCGCGCACGCGTCGGTCGAGGCCGTGATCGGCGAGCTGGCCGCGCACGCGGTCGCGGCGCTCGACCGCGCCGACCTGGACGAGCACGCCCGGGGCGTGCTCCGCGAGCTGGCCTCGGCCGCCACCGACCGCGTCGTCTGA